The proteins below come from a single Columba livia isolate bColLiv1 breed racing homer chromosome 26, bColLiv1.pat.W.v2, whole genome shotgun sequence genomic window:
- the GALE gene encoding UDP-glucose 4-epimerase, which translates to MAEKILVTGGAGYIGSHCVLELVEAGYVPVVIDNFHNAIRGADALPESLRRVQQIVCQPILFQELDITDGAALQELFSKHHFSAVIHLAGLKAVGESVQKPLEYYRVNLTGTIQLLETMKAHGVRNIVFSSSATVYGDPKYLPLDENHPVGGCTNPYGKSKYFIEEMIRDLCRAEKDWNAVLLRYFNPIGAHESGMIGEDPQGIPNNLMPYVAQVAVGRREFLSVFGNDYKTDDGTGVRDYIHVVDLAKGHIAALKKLKEDCGCKIYNLGTGSGYSVLQMVQAMEKASGREIKYKITGRREGDVASCYADPALAQHELGWKAAFGLDKMCEDLWRWQLQNPTGFSKN; encoded by the exons ATGGCAGAGAAGATCCTGGTGACCGGCGGCGCCGGCTACATCGGCAGTCACTGCGtgctggagctggtggaggCTGGCTACGTCCCTGTGGTCATAGACAACTTCCACAATGCCATCCGAG gggcaGACGCGCTCCCCGAGAGCCTCCGGCGTGTGCAGCAGATCGTGTGCCAGCCCATCCTCTTCCAGGAGCTGGATATCACTGACGGGGCAGCGCTGCAGGAGCTCTTCAGTAAG CACCATTTCTCAGCCGTGATACACCTGGCAGGGCTGAAGGCCGTGGGTGAGTCTGTGCAGAAGCCACTGGAGTACTACAGGGTGAACCTCACCGGGACCAtccagctgctggag ACCATGAAGGCCCACGGTGTGAGGAACATCGTgttcagcagctctgccaccGTCTATGGAGACCCCAAGTACCTGCCCCTGGACGAGAACCACCCGGTCGGAGGCTGCACCAACCCCTACGGCAAATCTAAGTACTTCATCGAGGAAATGATTCGagatctctgcagagcagagaag GACTGGAACGCCGTCCTCCTGCGCTATTTCAACCCAATCGGTGCCCACGAGTCAGGCATGATCGGAGAAGATCCTCAGGGGATCCCAAACAACCTCATGCCCTACGTGGCACAG GTGGCCGTGGGACGCCGGGAATTCCTGAGCGTATTCGGGAATGACTACAAGACGGATGATGGAACGG GCGTCAGGGATTACATCCACGTCGTGGATCTGGCCAAGGGCCATATTGCTGCTTTGAAGAAGCTCAAGGAGGACTGTGGCTGCAAG aTCTACAATCTGGGCACAGGCAGCGGCTACTCTGTCCTGCAGATGGTCCAGGCCATGGAGAAAGCCTCGGGGAGGGAG ATCAAGTACAAGATCACAGGCCGGCGGGAGGGGGACGTGGCGTCCTGCTACGCCGACCCAGCGCTGGCCCAGCACGAGCtgggctggaaagctgccttcGGCCTGGACAAGATGT GTGAGGATCTGTGGCGGTGGCAGCTGCAGAATCCCACAGGCTTCAGCAAGAACTGA